One genomic segment of Paenibacillus sp. FSL H8-0332 includes these proteins:
- a CDS encoding carbohydrate ABC transporter permease, with protein sequence MGGKAFQMSKGERVFDIFLYIALILIMIVTLYPFLNVLAISFNESTDTVRGGIYIFPRVWTLENYERIFSYTGLIQGFKISILRTLSGTLLGLISASMLAFTLSRPEFRARRFVSVFLALTMYFSGGMVPMYILMKDLNLIGTFWIYILPGMVSAFNVFIIRSFMDGLPFALQESAKLDGANDFMIFYKIILPLCKPVLATIALFLAVGQWNEWFTTYLYNGNKPHLTTLQFELMKVLSSTNQGSGMANANDMARQMAQISPESIKMAITIVVTVPILVVYPFLQKYFVGGMTLGAVKA encoded by the coding sequence ATGGGTGGCAAAGCATTCCAAATGTCAAAAGGTGAACGTGTCTTCGATATTTTTCTCTACATCGCTCTAATCCTGATTATGATTGTGACGTTATATCCCTTTCTGAACGTGCTGGCGATTTCCTTCAATGAATCTACAGATACGGTCCGGGGCGGCATCTATATCTTCCCGCGGGTCTGGACGCTGGAGAATTACGAGCGGATCTTCAGCTATACGGGACTGATTCAAGGCTTCAAAATATCGATTCTGCGTACCCTTTCCGGTACCCTCCTGGGTCTGATCAGTGCTTCCATGCTGGCCTTTACCCTCAGCCGTCCGGAATTCAGAGCCAGAAGATTCGTCTCGGTATTCCTGGCCCTGACCATGTATTTCTCCGGCGGTATGGTGCCGATGTACATTCTCATGAAGGATCTGAATCTGATCGGAACGTTCTGGATCTACATCCTGCCGGGTATGGTTTCCGCGTTCAACGTGTTCATTATCCGCTCTTTCATGGACGGGCTGCCGTTTGCCCTGCAGGAATCCGCTAAGCTGGATGGGGCGAATGACTTTATGATTTTCTACAAAATCATTCTTCCGCTCTGTAAGCCGGTACTGGCGACTATCGCCTTGTTCCTGGCCGTGGGGCAATGGAATGAGTGGTTCACCACCTATCTCTACAACGGCAACAAGCCGCATCTGACTACGCTGCAGTTCGAGCTGATGAAGGTCCTGTCTTCGACCAATCAGGGCAGCGGCATGGCAAATGCGAATGATATGGCCAGACAGATGGCGCAGATTTCACCGGAGTCGATCAAGATGGCGATTACGATTGTCGTAACCGTGCCGATTCTCGTGGTATATCCGTTCCTGCAAAAGTATTTTGTCGGCGGTATGACGTTGGGTGCAGTTAAGGCATAG
- a CDS encoding transglutaminase domain-containing protein: MGKRQGSLIKTAVGLMLVFAAIPPATYWGYEHAYAASDSAVVQTTQGMTQKLAGAMSNRRETITFTYQGKTAKLKSEIQTAINQAMGSDPYLYYIIDSYAFSYRGSTRAVHVTVQVEYRETLQQTAYVNKQVKAILQQIITPGMNNHQKIKAIHDWVVLNLEYDHSHRKYTAYEGLQTGSAVCQGYTLLTYKLLLGAGIPNRIVEGTARAADGVTQSHAWNLVQLNGAWYHLDTTWDDPDPSPEGGISTLYYMRTDAQLRLDHTWTKSYPAASTSYAQTLSKLVNQGGQGVEAYKRLQKDLNYWLYEENQVVSSAAQLKELAKQAAEAGRQSLLFRYRGSDKLLRQDLQVLYDLRLNNLAFNSSPFENTGDLKVYVTWK; the protein is encoded by the coding sequence ATGGGGAAGAGACAGGGATCGCTGATAAAGACAGCGGTTGGACTTATGCTTGTGTTTGCAGCTATACCGCCTGCGACGTACTGGGGATACGAGCATGCATATGCTGCATCGGATTCAGCGGTGGTGCAGACCACACAAGGAATGACGCAGAAGCTGGCGGGAGCGATGAGTAACCGCAGAGAGACGATCACCTTCACTTATCAGGGCAAGACCGCCAAGCTGAAGAGTGAGATCCAGACGGCAATTAATCAGGCGATGGGGAGCGATCCGTACCTGTATTACATTATTGACAGCTATGCGTTCTCTTACCGTGGAAGCACGCGTGCTGTTCATGTGACGGTACAGGTGGAATACCGGGAGACGCTGCAGCAGACGGCGTATGTTAACAAGCAGGTGAAGGCTATTCTGCAGCAGATTATAACACCAGGGATGAACAATCATCAGAAGATAAAAGCGATCCACGACTGGGTCGTGCTGAATCTGGAATATGATCACTCGCACCGCAAATACACCGCGTATGAGGGACTTCAGACCGGTAGTGCGGTCTGCCAGGGCTATACGCTGCTAACCTATAAGCTCCTGCTGGGCGCGGGGATTCCGAACAGGATTGTGGAAGGGACGGCCAGGGCGGCAGACGGCGTAACCCAGTCGCATGCCTGGAATCTGGTGCAGCTGAACGGGGCATGGTATCATCTCGACACCACCTGGGATGACCCGGACCCAAGTCCGGAGGGCGGAATCAGCACGCTCTATTATATGAGGACGGATGCCCAGCTGCGGCTTGACCACACTTGGACCAAGTCCTATCCGGCGGCCTCCACCAGTTATGCCCAGACCCTATCTAAGCTGGTCAATCAAGGGGGCCAGGGGGTGGAGGCATACAAGAGGCTGCAGAAGGACCTGAATTACTGGCTGTACGAGGAGAATCAGGTGGTTTCGTCGGCGGCACAGCTCAAGGAGCTTGCGAAGCAGGCGGCAGAGGCCGGACGGCAATCGCTGCTGTTCCGTTATCGCGGAAGCGACAAGCTGCTGAGGCAGGACCTGCAGGTGCTCTACGATCTGAGGCTGAACAACCTGGCCTTCAACAGTTCGCCGTTCGAGAATACAGGAGATCTTAAGGTATACGTCACTTGGAAATAA
- a CDS encoding ABC transporter substrate-binding protein — MNRKSTKTIFTLLLMSSMLIAGCGGNGNNAANNTTPNNSGTTPDATAAADDTALDTSPATFTFFGADASPNWNKMQDDVGKAITEKTGVTLEAEFDVGSGGGDQKIAMMAASGDVPDIIFAKGSLSTLVDAGLIMDMTDLIDKYGPNLKKVYGENMNRLKYSLDDQSIYQIPTNMGVGQKSFDATGGFEIQHRVLKELGYPKVRTVADFEKVLKDYVALHPETDGQPTIPLTLNADDWKIMITVTNPAFTTTGAPDDGEYYVDPETFEAKLHYKRAEEKEYFRWLNGMYNQGLLDKDTFVQKDDQYKAKVASGRVLGLISQEWEYSDGENALKAAGKDEYTYGHFPVTLTEEYKDHSFMQTGIDGYGIAITTAAKDPERIIKWLDWMSSDEGQILRTWGIKDKHYTVDANGKREVLPEIRDGLANDTANTQKTTGIGQYLIFGARYGDGVKDSTDNYYTTSFPEQIVASYSEAEKESLAGYKATTWKDLFPKEDEFPVKETGALYNLPVPTDGKYQVIFKKTQDIVRKRIPEAILSKPADFDKVYDAFLAELDKAGAQDMEKEFTELVKKRVSLWTGKNL, encoded by the coding sequence ATGAACCGCAAGAGTACCAAGACTATCTTCACACTCCTGCTGATGAGCTCGATGCTGATCGCCGGTTGTGGAGGCAACGGCAATAATGCAGCCAACAATACGACGCCTAACAACTCAGGAACTACACCTGATGCTACTGCCGCAGCAGATGATACGGCTCTAGATACCTCACCCGCTACGTTCACCTTCTTCGGTGCGGATGCCAGCCCGAACTGGAACAAGATGCAGGATGATGTCGGTAAAGCCATTACGGAAAAAACAGGGGTCACCCTTGAAGCTGAATTCGATGTAGGCAGCGGCGGCGGTGACCAAAAAATCGCCATGATGGCGGCCAGCGGCGATGTTCCTGATATTATTTTCGCTAAAGGCAGTCTGAGTACCCTGGTGGATGCGGGCCTGATCATGGATATGACGGACCTGATTGACAAATATGGCCCCAACCTCAAGAAAGTCTACGGCGAGAACATGAATCGTCTGAAGTACAGTCTGGATGACCAGAGTATTTATCAGATTCCTACGAATATGGGTGTCGGCCAGAAGTCCTTCGATGCCACAGGCGGATTTGAAATTCAGCATCGTGTGCTCAAAGAGCTTGGCTATCCGAAGGTGCGGACTGTAGCTGATTTTGAAAAGGTGCTGAAGGATTATGTCGCTCTGCATCCGGAAACCGATGGACAGCCTACCATTCCGCTGACGCTGAACGCCGATGACTGGAAGATTATGATCACCGTGACGAACCCGGCCTTCACTACAACCGGCGCACCGGATGATGGTGAATATTATGTGGACCCTGAGACCTTCGAAGCGAAGCTTCACTACAAACGCGCCGAAGAAAAGGAATATTTCCGCTGGCTGAACGGCATGTACAATCAAGGACTGCTTGACAAGGATACCTTCGTACAAAAGGATGACCAATACAAAGCGAAAGTGGCCAGCGGCCGTGTACTCGGTCTGATCTCCCAGGAATGGGAATACTCTGACGGTGAGAATGCCCTGAAGGCTGCCGGTAAAGACGAGTATACTTATGGACACTTCCCTGTAACCCTGACCGAAGAGTATAAGGATCATTCCTTCATGCAGACAGGAATCGACGGCTACGGGATTGCAATCACTACAGCTGCCAAAGATCCTGAGCGGATCATCAAATGGCTGGACTGGATGTCCTCCGATGAAGGCCAGATCCTGAGAACCTGGGGGATTAAAGACAAGCACTATACTGTGGATGCCAATGGCAAACGTGAGGTTCTGCCTGAGATCCGTGACGGCTTAGCCAATGATACAGCGAACACTCAAAAAACAACCGGGATCGGCCAGTACCTGATCTTCGGTGCACGGTATGGCGACGGAGTGAAGGATTCTACGGACAACTACTACACTACAAGCTTCCCTGAGCAGATTGTTGCTTCGTACTCAGAAGCTGAGAAGGAATCCCTTGCCGGATATAAGGCGACTACCTGGAAGGACCTGTTCCCGAAAGAGGATGAATTCCCTGTAAAAGAAACTGGTGCCCTGTACAACCTGCCGGTTCCGACAGACGGTAAATATCAGGTCATCTTCAAAAAGACCCAGGATATCGTACGTAAACGTATCCCGGAAGCGATTCTGTCCAAACCGGCTGATTTCGATAAAGTCTATGACGCCTTCCTGGCTGAGCTGGACAAAGCCGGCGCTCAGGATATGGAAAAAGAATTCACTGAGCTGGTGAAGAAGAGAGTATCCCTGTGGACAGGCAAAAATCTGTAA
- a CDS encoding immunity 22 family protein produces MEKEGFVSLWVGNVQSSEELDRLLVVSYSDEGDFIPSIFAKHINIRRYDDAVREAEYYEEVSDDLNQLLEGFSYDDEIVPRFTALVQEGLPNDINAIVLLYNFEYTGAIVEVTIQSNYFRFLGAVEYR; encoded by the coding sequence ATGGAAAAGGAAGGTTTCGTATCTTTGTGGGTAGGGAATGTCCAATCTTCTGAGGAGTTGGATAGATTACTTGTTGTTTCTTATTCAGATGAGGGTGATTTTATTCCATCCATATTTGCAAAACACATTAACATTCGTAGATATGATGATGCTGTAAGAGAAGCAGAGTATTATGAAGAAGTAAGTGATGACTTGAATCAATTACTCGAGGGATTCTCTTATGATGATGAAATTGTTCCAAGATTTACTGCCCTAGTGCAAGAAGGTTTGCCGAACGATATTAATGCAATAGTTTTATTGTATAATTTTGAATATACTGGGGCAATTGTCGAAGTAACCATTCAATCTAATTACTTCAGATTCTTAGGTGCTGTAGAATATCGATAG
- a CDS encoding ABC transporter permease subunit produces the protein MIVKALTESGVTANESVTPRPPAKRNSGFWKSVLQQKYLYLMSLPFVIWVFIFSYVPIWGWLMAFQNYKPVRSFSEQKWVGLDNFKELFQDERFYLVLRNTLAMSMLGLIFGFVVPILFAVMLNELRGNIFKRSVQTISYLPHFVSWVVVGGIVYKTLAIDGGIVNDLLLWTNLIDEPIQFMAKGKYFWGVLTAADIWKETGWNAIIYLAAITGIDKELYEAAKVDGAGRVKQMFNITLPGIRTTVMVLLIMNIGHLVGIGFEKQFQLQNNMVTDYSEVLDLYALKYGIQIGRFSYGTAISMFTSVVSVILLFTANGLMKKFAKESIM, from the coding sequence ATGATCGTGAAAGCGCTCACTGAAAGCGGTGTTACAGCAAATGAAAGCGTAACCCCCCGCCCACCTGCGAAACGGAATAGTGGATTTTGGAAAAGCGTACTCCAGCAAAAGTACTTATACCTGATGTCCCTTCCATTCGTAATCTGGGTATTTATATTCAGCTATGTGCCCATATGGGGATGGCTAATGGCCTTCCAGAATTATAAGCCGGTCAGGTCGTTTAGCGAGCAGAAATGGGTCGGACTGGACAACTTCAAGGAGCTGTTCCAAGATGAACGCTTCTACCTCGTATTAAGAAATACACTGGCGATGAGCATGCTGGGACTGATCTTCGGCTTCGTGGTTCCTATCCTGTTCGCCGTAATGCTCAACGAGCTGCGCGGGAACATCTTCAAGAGATCGGTTCAGACGATATCTTACCTGCCTCACTTTGTATCCTGGGTCGTTGTAGGCGGGATTGTCTACAAGACGCTTGCCATCGATGGAGGGATCGTGAACGATCTGCTGCTCTGGACGAATCTTATTGATGAGCCGATTCAGTTCATGGCCAAAGGGAAATACTTCTGGGGAGTCTTAACGGCTGCTGATATCTGGAAGGAAACGGGCTGGAATGCGATCATCTATCTGGCAGCGATTACAGGCATTGATAAAGAGCTGTATGAAGCCGCCAAAGTGGACGGTGCAGGACGGGTCAAGCAGATGTTCAATATTACGCTGCCGGGTATCCGCACAACGGTGATGGTGCTGCTGATTATGAATATCGGCCATCTGGTCGGCATCGGCTTCGAGAAGCAATTCCAGCTGCAGAACAACATGGTTACCGATTATTCGGAAGTGCTGGATTTGTATGCGCTTAAATACGGGATACAGATTGGACGCTTCTCCTATGGTACTGCGATAAGCATGTTCACCTCGGTAGTCAGTGTCATCCTGCTGTTCACCGCCAACGGTCTGATGAAGAAATTTGCCAAAGAAAGCATTATGTAA
- a CDS encoding DUF3889 domain-containing protein yields MKMKKNWMIALLMLLLVTAAPVSRSSAAPDYARWGTIAVKEAQQKYNAEIIDYKHIGRTQIRPKLAEEKFKLLVRSKAGREFGVVVMVRFNPSTNKLQTIQFLETKA; encoded by the coding sequence ATGAAAATGAAAAAAAACTGGATGATAGCCTTGCTGATGCTCCTGCTCGTCACCGCCGCTCCGGTTAGCCGGAGCTCCGCTGCACCTGACTATGCCCGGTGGGGAACCATCGCCGTGAAGGAGGCGCAGCAGAAATACAACGCCGAGATCATCGATTACAAGCACATCGGCCGGACCCAGATCAGGCCAAAGCTGGCAGAAGAGAAATTCAAGCTGCTGGTCCGAAGCAAGGCAGGCCGGGAATTCGGCGTAGTTGTGATGGTCCGCTTCAACCCTTCAACAAACAAGCTTCAGACCATTCAGTTCCTGGAGACCAAAGCCTGA
- a CDS encoding glycoside hydrolase family 95 protein produces METEQRKSAWKLRYSQPAAVWEEALPLGNGHMGAMVFGGTARELISLNEDTLWSGFPRDTGNYEALRYLKRTRELIAAGQYGEAEDMVNAHMLGVNAQAYMPLGDLILTQPGAENCTAYERVLDLDSGVARVTYQTGQGAFTREVFISTPDQVGVVHLTSGQPGGIQLELALDSQLQHSVSPGEGNRLVMQGRCPSHIADNYHQDHPLAVLYEAGLGVAFELHLHVQVTGGSIRHSAGKLVISGAERVLLLLAAGTDYEEVRFRASHRAAAPAQYSAAMLSPAELCASRLSAAAGKTYEELYARHVADHQAIFRRMDLDLGGHEADERPTDERLAAYQDGAEDLALEALLFQYGRYLLMGSSRAGTQAANLQGIWNPHVQPPWNSNYTTNINTQMNYWLAEVCNLSECHEPLLELIKELSETGARTAAIHYGARGWVAHHNVDLWRASTPSGGDASWAFWPMGGVWLCRHLWEHYEFNPDMKVLDETAYPLMKGAVLFCLDWLVEGPEGWLVTSPSTSPENRFVTEDGRACSISMGSAMDMSLIAELMQHCLEAARILGVDAEFQEELEQTLARLSPLKISKSGRVQEWLYDFAEAEPGHRHVSHLYSLYPGSRINRRDTPELLEASRLTLEQRVASGGGHTGWSCAWLINLYARLTDGDAAYGYVRTLLTRSVYPNLFDAHPPFQIDGNFGAAAGIAEMLLQSHLGELTLLPALPGAWKNGRISGLKGRGGYEVDIEWQAGVLVSARITARFDGTLRLGYAQELMLQHADGRRQALNGTLEVTAGGVYWVGG; encoded by the coding sequence ATGGAAACTGAACAAAGGAAATCCGCGTGGAAGCTCAGATACAGCCAGCCCGCAGCCGTCTGGGAAGAGGCGCTGCCGCTGGGGAACGGGCACATGGGGGCTATGGTATTCGGCGGTACCGCCAGAGAGCTGATCTCGCTGAATGAGGATACCCTATGGTCCGGGTTCCCCCGGGATACGGGCAATTATGAAGCGCTCAGGTATCTGAAGAGAACCCGGGAGCTAATAGCTGCAGGCCAGTATGGTGAGGCCGAGGATATGGTGAATGCCCATATGCTGGGGGTCAACGCCCAGGCCTACATGCCGCTTGGGGACCTGATTCTTACGCAGCCGGGCGCAGAGAATTGTACGGCCTATGAAAGAGTGCTGGATCTGGATAGCGGAGTTGCCAGAGTGACCTATCAGACCGGGCAGGGTGCCTTCACCCGTGAAGTATTCATCAGCACACCAGATCAGGTGGGTGTCGTGCATCTGACAAGCGGTCAGCCCGGGGGAATTCAGCTAGAGCTGGCACTGGACAGCCAATTACAGCATAGCGTTAGTCCCGGGGAAGGGAACCGGCTGGTAATGCAGGGGCGCTGTCCCTCGCATATTGCCGACAATTACCACCAGGATCATCCGCTCGCAGTACTCTATGAAGCGGGGCTTGGAGTAGCATTCGAACTGCACCTGCATGTACAGGTAACCGGGGGAAGTATCCGGCATTCCGCAGGCAAGCTGGTCATCAGTGGGGCGGAGCGTGTTCTGCTGCTGTTGGCTGCCGGAACGGACTATGAGGAGGTGCGGTTCAGAGCAAGTCATAGAGCCGCTGCGCCAGCTCAGTATTCCGCAGCTATGCTAAGTCCGGCGGAGCTGTGCGCCAGCAGATTAAGCGCTGCGGCCGGTAAGACTTATGAGGAGCTGTACGCACGCCACGTTGCAGATCATCAGGCGATCTTCCGCCGGATGGATCTGGATCTCGGCGGTCACGAGGCGGATGAGCGGCCTACCGATGAACGTCTGGCCGCCTATCAGGATGGGGCAGAAGACCTGGCGCTGGAGGCCCTATTGTTCCAATATGGCCGCTATCTGCTGATGGGCAGTTCACGGGCCGGAACCCAGGCAGCGAATCTGCAGGGGATATGGAATCCCCATGTTCAGCCGCCATGGAACAGCAATTACACGACCAATATCAATACACAGATGAACTATTGGCTGGCGGAGGTCTGCAATCTCAGCGAATGTCATGAGCCGCTCCTTGAGCTGATTAAGGAGCTTAGTGAGACCGGGGCCAGAACGGCTGCTATTCATTACGGGGCGCGCGGCTGGGTAGCCCATCATAATGTGGATCTGTGGCGGGCCTCCACACCGTCCGGCGGAGATGCCAGCTGGGCCTTCTGGCCAATGGGCGGGGTGTGGCTATGCCGTCACCTGTGGGAGCATTACGAATTCAACCCGGATATGAAGGTTCTGGATGAGACTGCTTATCCGCTAATGAAGGGAGCTGTCCTCTTCTGCCTGGATTGGCTGGTGGAAGGACCGGAGGGCTGGCTGGTTACCAGCCCGTCTACTTCGCCGGAGAACCGGTTCGTTACGGAGGACGGCAGAGCTTGCAGTATATCTATGGGTTCGGCTATGGATATGAGCCTGATCGCTGAGTTGATGCAGCACTGCCTGGAGGCTGCGCGTATTCTCGGCGTAGACGCTGAGTTTCAGGAGGAGCTGGAGCAGACACTCGCCCGACTGTCTCCGCTGAAGATCAGCAAGAGCGGGCGGGTGCAGGAATGGCTCTATGACTTCGCCGAAGCGGAGCCGGGGCACCGCCATGTCTCCCACCTGTACAGCCTGTATCCGGGCAGCCGGATTAACAGGCGGGACACGCCGGAGCTGCTGGAAGCCAGCCGCTTAACGCTGGAGCAGCGGGTTGCTTCAGGCGGGGGACATACCGGCTGGAGTTGTGCTTGGCTGATCAACCTCTATGCCCGGCTCACAGACGGCGATGCGGCTTACGGTTATGTGCGCACGCTGCTAACCCGTTCCGTCTATCCCAACCTGTTCGATGCACATCCCCCGTTTCAGATTGACGGTAATTTCGGCGCGGCCGCCGGGATTGCAGAGATGCTGCTGCAGAGTCATCTCGGGGAGCTTACGCTGCTTCCGGCGCTGCCGGGAGCCTGGAAGAACGGCCGCATCAGCGGCCTGAAGGGGCGCGGAGGGTATGAGGTAGATATCGAATGGCAGGCTGGAGTCCTGGTATCCGCGCGGATTACAGCCCGGTTCGATGGAACACTGCGCCTCGGTTATGCGCAAGAGCTGATGCTACAGCATGCAGACGGCCGCCGCCAGGCGCTGAACGGTACGCTTGAGGTTACGGCTGGCGGGGTGTATTGGGTGGGGGGGTGA